A window from Agrobacterium tumefaciens encodes these proteins:
- a CDS encoding nitrilase-related carbon-nitrogen hydrolase — MGTIMTPTQSYTAAAIQFEPTMFEKARNISRLTALCEEAAQAGARLIVTPEMGTTGYCWFDRAEVKPFVETIPGPTTDVFHAIARKHSCYIVVGMPEVDPASDLYYNTAVLIGPEGVVGRHRKSHPYIAEPKWAANGDIVHEVFETEIGRISMLVCMDLHFFETARLEALAGADIICHISNWLQERTPAPYWINRAFENACYVIESNRWGLERTVQFSGGSCLIEPDGTVAASIDTGDGIAYGTIDLARARRREVLSEPVFKSRRPELYMNMMTNSFTWNPGDYFRLYGYQPIPRGRTSRAAVAQFAPTSVVADNIAAITRLATEAKVTAAPDILVFPELSLTGLDDPHIRAEPLSGPAVSAFVRLAMKLGLYLVAGFAEADGDKIYNSAVLAGPEGLVGSYRKTHLAVADHWATAGDDWKTYDLAIGRVGLAIGHDALYPEAIRSLSLMGCDLVACPSAIAGTFTGSHAGTKIPHNYPIPKGADPFHWHALRVRGGENNVYFAFANVLDTARGYEGKSAVFGPDSFAFPRQESVILDEEGIAVAAVDTTNLDTPYPTNIVRRKDLVVMRQPHHYQPLVQWHQ, encoded by the coding sequence ATGGGAACAATCATGACACCGACACAGAGCTACACCGCCGCCGCTATCCAGTTCGAACCGACCATGTTTGAAAAGGCGCGTAACATCAGCCGGCTGACAGCCCTTTGCGAGGAAGCGGCGCAGGCCGGTGCCCGCCTGATCGTCACGCCCGAAATGGGGACGACGGGCTATTGCTGGTTCGACAGGGCGGAAGTGAAGCCATTTGTCGAGACCATTCCCGGACCGACCACCGATGTTTTCCATGCCATTGCCCGCAAACACAGCTGCTATATCGTCGTCGGCATGCCGGAAGTCGATCCGGCGAGCGATCTCTATTACAATACCGCCGTCCTCATCGGTCCCGAGGGTGTCGTTGGTCGCCATCGCAAGTCGCACCCCTATATCGCCGAACCGAAATGGGCCGCCAACGGCGATATCGTGCACGAGGTCTTCGAAACGGAGATCGGCCGGATTTCAATGCTGGTCTGCATGGATCTGCACTTCTTCGAGACAGCGCGGCTCGAAGCCCTGGCCGGTGCCGACATCATCTGCCACATCTCCAATTGGCTGCAGGAGCGCACGCCCGCGCCCTACTGGATCAACCGAGCCTTCGAAAACGCCTGCTATGTCATCGAAAGCAACCGCTGGGGACTGGAAAGAACCGTGCAGTTTTCGGGCGGAAGCTGCCTGATCGAGCCCGACGGCACAGTTGCCGCATCAATCGATACCGGCGACGGAATTGCCTATGGCACAATCGATCTTGCCCGCGCCCGCCGCCGCGAAGTTTTGAGCGAGCCGGTCTTCAAATCTCGACGACCAGAGCTTTACATGAATATGATGACCAACAGCTTCACCTGGAATCCCGGCGATTATTTCCGGCTCTATGGCTATCAGCCAATCCCGCGCGGACGCACTTCGCGCGCAGCCGTTGCACAGTTCGCCCCAACCTCGGTCGTTGCAGACAATATTGCCGCCATCACCAGGCTCGCAACCGAGGCAAAGGTGACGGCTGCGCCTGATATTCTGGTTTTCCCGGAACTGTCCCTGACGGGGCTTGACGATCCACACATTCGGGCAGAGCCGCTCTCGGGCCCGGCGGTGTCCGCCTTCGTTCGTCTGGCAATGAAGCTCGGCCTCTATCTCGTTGCAGGCTTCGCCGAGGCGGACGGAGACAAGATTTACAACAGCGCAGTCCTTGCCGGACCAGAGGGCCTTGTGGGCAGTTATCGCAAGACGCATCTGGCCGTCGCCGACCACTGGGCGACGGCCGGCGATGATTGGAAAACATACGATCTTGCCATCGGTCGGGTAGGTCTGGCGATTGGCCACGACGCGCTTTATCCGGAAGCCATCCGTTCGCTTTCGCTTATGGGGTGTGATCTTGTCGCTTGCCCTTCAGCGATCGCCGGCACTTTCACCGGCAGTCACGCAGGTACGAAGATTCCGCACAACTATCCTATTCCAAAGGGTGCCGATCCATTCCACTGGCATGCTCTGCGCGTGCGCGGCGGCGAGAACAACGTCTATTTTGCCTTCGCCAATGTCCTCGATACCGCACGGGGTTATGAGGGAAAGAGTGCGGTGTTCGGGCCAGATTCCTTTGCTTTTCCACGTCAGGAATCAGTAATTCTGGATGAGGAGGGGATTGCCGTTGCAGCCGTCGATACTACCAATCTCGACACGCCTTATCCAACGAACATCGTCCGGCGAAAGGACCTCGTGGTCATGCGTCAGCCGCATCACTATCAGCCCCTCGTCCAGTGGCATCAGTAA